In Brevibacillus brevis NBRC 100599, a single genomic region encodes these proteins:
- the infA gene encoding translation initiation factor IF-1 → MAKDDVIEVEGTVIEPLPNAMFRVELENGHKVLAHVSGKIRMHFIRILPGDKVTVELSPYDLTRGRITYRYK, encoded by the coding sequence AGGTGGAAGGTACGGTAATCGAACCTTTGCCAAATGCTATGTTTCGAGTAGAATTAGAGAATGGACATAAAGTCCTTGCTCACGTCTCAGGAAAAATCCGCATGCACTTTATCCGTATCCTGCCGGGGGATAAAGTAACTGTTGAACTGTCGCCGTACGACTTAACCCGCGGACGTATTACGTACCGCTATAAATAG
- the rpmJ gene encoding 50S ribosomal protein L36: MKVRPSVKPICEKCKVIRRKGNVMVICENPKHKQKQG, translated from the coding sequence ATGAAAGTGAGACCTTCGGTTAAACCGATCTGCGAGAAATGCAAGGTTATCCGTCGCAAAGGTAACGTAATGGTTATTTGTGAAAATCCGAAGCATAAGCAAAAACAAGGGTAA
- the rpsM gene encoding 30S ribosomal protein S13 produces the protein MARIAGVDLPREKRVEVALTYIFGIGRPTSQKILSATGVDMNTRVRDLTEDEVNKLREYIDKTVKVEGDLRREISLNIKRLMEIGCFRGIRHRRGLPVRGQRSKTNARTRKGPRRTVANKKK, from the coding sequence ATGGCACGTATTGCAGGCGTAGACTTGCCGCGCGAAAAACGCGTTGAAGTTGCTCTTACCTACATTTTTGGTATTGGCCGCCCCACGTCTCAAAAAATTCTGTCCGCTACTGGCGTAGATATGAACACTCGTGTTCGCGATCTGACAGAAGATGAAGTGAACAAACTTCGTGAGTACATCGACAAAACTGTGAAGGTAGAAGGTGACCTCCGTCGTGAGATCTCCCTCAACATCAAGCGTCTGATGGAAATCGGTTGCTTCCGTGGCATCCGCCATCGTCGTGGACTTCCAGTTCGCGGTCAACGTTCTAAAACAAATGCTCGTACGCGTAAAGGTCCACGCCGTACAGTAGCAAACAAGAAGAAGTAA
- the rpsK gene encoding 30S ribosomal protein S11 codes for MAKRKQATATRTRRRDRKNVEVGVAHIRSTFNNTIVTITDPHGNAISWSSAGSLGFKGSRKSTPFAAQMAAEAAARVAMEHGMRSLEVSVKGPGAGREAAIRSLQATGLEVNMIKDVTPIPHNGCRPPKRRRV; via the coding sequence ATGGCGAAAAGAAAACAAGCTACAGCAACACGTACCCGTCGTCGTGACCGTAAGAATGTTGAAGTCGGCGTAGCACACATCCGTTCTACTTTCAACAATACGATCGTCACAATCACGGATCCACACGGTAACGCGATCTCTTGGTCCAGTGCTGGTTCCCTCGGCTTCAAAGGCTCCCGTAAAAGCACTCCATTTGCTGCGCAAATGGCTGCTGAAGCGGCTGCACGCGTTGCTATGGAACACGGCATGCGTTCCCTTGAAGTATCGGTAAAAGGCCCAGGTGCAGGTCGTGAAGCTGCGATCCGTTCCCTGCAAGCAACTGGTCTTGAAGTGAACATGATTAAAGACGTGACGCCAATTCCGCACAACGGTTGCCGTCCACCAAAACGTCGCCGCGTGTAA
- a CDS encoding DNA-directed RNA polymerase subunit alpha, whose amino-acid sequence MIEIEKPKIEVVEVSDDNSYGKFVVEPLERGYGTTLGNSLRRILLSSLPGAAVRTVQIDGVLHEFSTVEGVVEDVTEIILNIKGLALKIHSDEEKVIEIDAEGEGVVKAGDIRADSDVEVLNPDLHIATLANGGRLHIRMTAGRGRGYVQSDGNKSEDLPIGVIPIDSIYTPIKRVNYQVENTRVGQMTNYDKLTLEVWTNGSISPEEAVSLGAKIMTEHLNLFVGLTDEAKDAEIMVEKEEDKKEKVLEMTIEELDLSVRSYNCLKRAGINTVQELTQKTEEDMMKVRNLGRKSLEEVQEKLAELGLSLRSDD is encoded by the coding sequence ATGATAGAAATAGAAAAACCAAAAATCGAGGTTGTGGAAGTTAGCGACGACAACTCGTATGGAAAGTTTGTTGTAGAACCTCTAGAGCGCGGATACGGAACTACCCTTGGCAACTCGCTGAGACGAATTCTTCTTTCGTCCTTGCCAGGCGCGGCAGTTCGTACTGTTCAAATCGATGGGGTTCTTCACGAATTCTCTACGGTTGAAGGCGTCGTTGAAGATGTAACCGAGATCATCCTGAACATCAAAGGCTTGGCGCTGAAGATCCATTCCGATGAAGAAAAAGTAATCGAGATCGATGCAGAAGGCGAAGGCGTTGTCAAAGCGGGAGATATCCGTGCTGACAGTGATGTGGAGGTCTTAAACCCTGATCTTCATATTGCAACGTTGGCCAATGGCGGTCGTCTGCATATCCGCATGACAGCTGGACGTGGTCGTGGTTATGTTCAATCTGATGGAAACAAATCTGAGGATCTGCCTATTGGTGTGATTCCGATTGATTCGATCTACACGCCGATCAAGCGCGTTAACTATCAAGTGGAAAATACCCGTGTAGGGCAAATGACCAACTATGACAAGTTAACACTTGAGGTTTGGACTAACGGTAGCATCAGTCCGGAAGAAGCCGTGAGTCTCGGCGCAAAAATCATGACGGAGCACCTGAACTTGTTCGTCGGTCTGACTGACGAGGCGAAGGATGCAGAAATCATGGTAGAGAAGGAAGAGGACAAGAAAGAGAAAGTCTTGGAGATGACTATCGAAGAGCTCGATCTTTCTGTTCGTTCCTACAACTGCTTGAAGCGTGCCGGTATTAATACCGTGCAAGAGCTGACGCAGAAGACCGAAGAGGACATGATGAAAGTACGCAATCTGGGGCGCAAATCTCTTGAAGAAGTTCAAGAAAAGTTAGCTGAACTGGGCCTGTCCCTGCGCAGCGACGATTAG
- the rplQ gene encoding 50S ribosomal protein L17, with protein MAQRKLGRRSSARKALFRDLVTDLIINERIETTEMKAKELRPIAEKMITLAKRGDLHARRQVAAFVRKEVANAEGRDAVQKLFDEIAPRFKERNGGYTRILKAGPRRGDAAPMAYIEFV; from the coding sequence ATGGCACAACGTAAATTGGGTCGTCGTAGCTCAGCTCGTAAAGCGCTGTTCCGCGACTTGGTAACAGACCTGATCATCAACGAGCGCATCGAAACTACAGAGATGAAGGCGAAAGAATTGCGCCCAATCGCTGAAAAAATGATCACGCTCGCGAAACGTGGCGATCTGCATGCTCGCCGTCAAGTTGCTGCTTTCGTTCGTAAAGAAGTTGCGAATGCTGAAGGCCGCGATGCTGTTCAAAAACTGTTCGATGAAATCGCTCCTCGCTTCAAAGAGCGCAACGGTGGATACACTCGTATCCTGAAAGCCGGCCCTCGCCGTGGCGACGCTGCTCCAATGGCGTACATCGAATTCGTTTAA
- a CDS encoding energy-coupling factor transporter ATPase, with amino-acid sequence MNEDNLLALRDVSYTYDGEDGQRVPVLQGVDLTIQKGSFVSVLGHNGSGKSTMAKLMNALLLPEGGTVLISGMDTKDGEQLWEIRRHVGMVFQNPDNQIVGATVEDDVAFGLENMGVDPKEMRDRIDEALVSVGMESYLQAQPHRLSGGQKQRVAIAGIMAMRPSVIILDEATAMLDPQGRMEVLNLARQLNRDEGLTIINITHFPEEAIYSDKVIVMNAGEVLMEGKPSEVFNEVDRLKQVGLDVPFAVRLRHALQSKGIDLPFVLHQEELVEHVCKLLLTK; translated from the coding sequence ATGAATGAAGATAACCTGCTGGCATTGCGAGATGTTTCTTATACCTACGATGGTGAGGATGGCCAACGGGTTCCGGTATTACAAGGTGTTGACCTTACCATTCAAAAAGGTTCCTTTGTATCCGTATTGGGTCACAACGGTTCCGGCAAATCAACGATGGCAAAGCTGATGAATGCTCTGTTGCTTCCAGAAGGCGGCACAGTACTTATCAGTGGAATGGATACGAAAGATGGGGAGCAGCTTTGGGAAATTCGACGACATGTTGGCATGGTCTTTCAGAATCCGGACAATCAGATTGTTGGGGCCACTGTGGAAGATGATGTCGCCTTTGGCCTAGAGAACATGGGTGTGGACCCCAAAGAGATGCGAGATCGTATCGATGAGGCGCTCGTTTCTGTAGGGATGGAGTCTTATTTACAAGCACAACCACATCGTCTGTCTGGTGGTCAAAAGCAACGAGTGGCGATTGCAGGGATTATGGCGATGCGTCCTTCTGTCATCATTTTGGATGAAGCGACAGCGATGCTTGATCCACAAGGGAGAATGGAAGTGCTAAATCTGGCTCGTCAACTGAACCGTGATGAGGGACTCACGATCATAAACATTACCCACTTTCCGGAAGAAGCCATCTATTCGGATAAGGTCATCGTCATGAATGCGGGTGAAGTCCTGATGGAAGGTAAGCCGAGTGAAGTGTTTAATGAGGTAGATCGTTTGAAACAGGTGGGACTGGATGTGCCATTTGCCGTACGACTGCGACACGCACTTCAGTCCAAAGGGATTGATTTACCGTTTGTCCTGCATCAAGAGGAGCTGGTGGAGCACGTATGCAAATTACTTTTGACCAAGTAA
- a CDS encoding energy-coupling factor transporter ATPase, whose translation MQITFDQVSHIYAKGTPFERVALHNISLTIPSGSFVGIIGHTGSGKSTLIQHLNGLLMPSSGQITLGDAVITPKRRLPHAQRRDIGLVFQYPEHQLFEETVAKDVAFGPLNFDLPTEMVEARVKESLEIVGLDYATIKDRSPFHLSGGQMRRVALAGVLAMQPKVLVLDEPTAGLDPAGRVTILEGIYRIHREQNLTTLLVTHSMEEAARYADYLLVMEQGQVALQGKPEEVFMHVDRLRELSLDVPETVALVSQMNQKLPDKASLPSSLYREEELIAHLLERLSVPKEG comes from the coding sequence ATGCAAATTACTTTTGACCAAGTAAGCCATATCTACGCAAAGGGAACACCGTTCGAGCGAGTTGCCTTACACAATATTTCGCTGACGATTCCATCTGGTTCGTTTGTCGGAATTATTGGCCACACGGGCTCAGGTAAGTCAACGCTGATTCAGCACTTGAACGGGTTGCTGATGCCTAGTTCAGGGCAGATTACCCTGGGTGATGCGGTCATTACTCCAAAGCGACGATTACCCCATGCTCAGAGGCGCGATATTGGGCTCGTCTTTCAATATCCTGAACATCAGTTGTTTGAAGAAACGGTTGCGAAGGATGTTGCTTTTGGACCGCTCAATTTTGACTTGCCAACGGAAATGGTGGAAGCGCGCGTAAAGGAGTCCCTTGAAATTGTCGGCCTGGATTATGCCACGATCAAGGATCGTTCGCCATTTCATTTGAGTGGCGGACAAATGCGACGTGTTGCTTTGGCTGGTGTTCTTGCCATGCAGCCGAAGGTTCTGGTATTGGATGAACCAACTGCGGGTCTTGATCCTGCGGGACGAGTCACGATTCTTGAAGGGATCTACCGGATTCATCGGGAACAAAACCTCACGACACTATTGGTCACGCACAGCATGGAAGAGGCAGCCCGCTATGCAGACTATTTGCTTGTGATGGAACAAGGTCAAGTAGCTTTGCAGGGGAAGCCGGAGGAAGTATTCATGCATGTGGATCGTCTCCGAGAGCTGTCTTTGGATGTACCGGAAACGGTGGCTCTCGTATCGCAAATGAATCAAAAGCTGCCGGACAAGGCTAGTCTGCCGAGCTCCCTTTATCGGGAGGAAGAGCTGATTGCCCATCTGCTGGAACGACTGTCCGTACCAAAGGAGGGCTAG
- a CDS encoding energy-coupling factor transporter transmembrane component T family protein: MLQNIAIGQYVPGQSFLHRADPRSKLLFIILFATLIFLANNTVTYAILIGFTLYAALLSRLSLSYILKSLKPVWILILFTVVLHIFITKGGTVYFQWGWFTVEEQGVRQAIFISLRLGLLILISSLLTLTTSPIDLTEGLERLLGPLGKIGIPVHDIALMMSIALRFIPTLMEETDKIIKAQTARGANFTSGSLVRRAKNLIPIAIPLFVSAFRRAEELALAMEARGYRGGVGRTRLNKLTFTWRDGIVAVVSVILVIVIGWWRT, from the coding sequence ATGCTGCAGAATATCGCAATTGGTCAATACGTACCAGGGCAATCTTTTTTACATCGTGCAGATCCGCGAAGCAAGCTTCTCTTCATCATTCTTTTTGCTACCTTGATTTTTCTGGCTAACAATACGGTTACGTACGCCATACTCATTGGTTTTACCTTGTATGCTGCACTTCTTTCTAGGCTTTCCTTGTCCTATATATTAAAAAGCTTAAAACCTGTCTGGATCCTGATTTTGTTTACCGTAGTCTTGCATATTTTTATCACAAAAGGCGGAACGGTTTACTTTCAGTGGGGATGGTTTACAGTAGAAGAACAGGGAGTTCGCCAGGCGATCTTCATTTCTTTGCGGTTGGGACTTTTGATTCTCATTAGCTCCCTACTAACACTGACAACCTCTCCAATCGATTTGACGGAAGGTTTGGAGCGTTTACTAGGACCACTAGGGAAGATCGGCATACCAGTTCATGATATAGCCCTGATGATGTCTATTGCACTCCGGTTCATTCCGACCCTGATGGAAGAAACGGATAAAATCATCAAGGCGCAGACCGCCAGAGGAGCCAATTTCACCAGTGGAAGTCTCGTGCGCAGAGCCAAGAACCTGATTCCGATCGCTATTCCTTTATTTGTTAGTGCGTTTCGGCGTGCTGAAGAACTGGCTTTGGCGATGGAAGCGCGTGGCTATCGCGGGGGAGTGGGGAGAACGCGGCTGAATAAGCTGACGTTCACTTGGCGTGATGGAATCGTAGCTGTTGTGAGTGTGATCTTGGTAATCGTGATTGGATGGTGGCGTACATGA
- the truA gene encoding tRNA pseudouridine(38-40) synthase TruA has translation MKRLRCVLAYDGTDFSGFQVQPDQVTVQGEIEAALNRVTGEDIQVFGSGRTDAGVHARGQVIHFDTASNIPMDKWRFVLNNQLPDSIVIRTVEEVDASFHARFDVQVKEYRYCIDNNPVADVFRHRYADHVRFPLDVDAMQQAAHYLVGEHDFTSFCSAKTYVEDKVRTVYGLSVEKIGDEVWVTCRGNGFLYNMVRIIVGTLVEVGQGKRNPAELREILAACDREKAGKTAPAKGLTMWEVVY, from the coding sequence ATGAAGCGACTGCGATGTGTATTGGCATATGACGGAACTGACTTCAGCGGTTTTCAGGTACAGCCAGATCAAGTAACGGTCCAGGGGGAAATTGAAGCCGCATTGAATCGGGTTACCGGAGAGGATATCCAGGTCTTCGGTTCAGGCCGGACAGATGCGGGTGTTCATGCACGCGGTCAAGTGATTCACTTTGACACGGCGAGCAACATTCCGATGGATAAATGGCGGTTTGTGTTGAACAATCAATTGCCTGATTCTATTGTCATTCGGACAGTCGAAGAGGTCGATGCCTCTTTTCATGCGCGTTTTGACGTGCAAGTAAAAGAATATCGATATTGTATCGACAACAATCCAGTGGCAGATGTATTCCGGCATCGTTACGCTGACCATGTCCGGTTTCCGTTAGATGTAGATGCAATGCAGCAGGCTGCTCATTATTTGGTGGGTGAACATGATTTTACTTCCTTTTGCTCGGCAAAGACATACGTCGAGGACAAGGTTCGGACTGTGTACGGGCTCTCCGTGGAAAAAATCGGAGACGAGGTATGGGTGACATGCCGAGGCAACGGTTTTTTGTACAACATGGTTCGAATTATTGTGGGGACTTTGGTTGAAGTAGGGCAAGGAAAAAGAAACCCTGCTGAACTGAGGGAAATCCTCGCCGCATGTGATCGGGAAAAGGCAGGTAAGACAGCACCAGCCAAGGGTCTGACCATGTGGGAAGTTGTCTACTAG